The DNA segment TAGTTGCAACACAAAATTAAAACAATAATATCAACTAAAAAAACTGTAAAATGAAAAAATTATTTATAGCTATCGCAGCCGCATTGATGATCTCTTCTGCAACTTATGCACAAGATGAAAATTACAATAATGCACAACATGGAAGATTTGATAAAAAAGAGATGATACAGAGACGTACTGAGCATATGGTTCAAGAGTTTGGACTTGATAATAATCAGGCAAAAAAACTACTGGAACTGAATACTGCTTATGCTGATAAATTGGTAGGCCCTCATATGATGAGTCCTTTTGGAAGACCCGGATTTGGTCGTGGTCCTCAGGGTGGAAATAATAAATTCGGTCCTGATTCAACAAAGGCACGCATGAATCGCCCAGAACTTACTGAAGAACAGAAAGCTAGAATGAACAAATGGCGTGAAGAGGTTGAAGCAAATAATAAATCTTATGAAACAGCTTTACAGGGAATTTTAACTGCTGATCAGTTTAAGGCTTATCAAGACTCTAAAATTAAGATGCATGGAAATTTTAAACAGCATTCTGTAGAGTAAAAAGATACGTAAAACGGATAACACCAGACAGTCATTTAGCAAGCACTAAATGACTGTTTTTTTATACTTTTTTCACTAGATTTGCTCATAGTTCAAATATTTTGTGTAAG comes from the Xylanibacter oryzae DSM 17970 genome and includes:
- a CDS encoding DUF4890 domain-containing protein translates to MKKLFIAIAAALMISSATYAQDENYNNAQHGRFDKKEMIQRRTEHMVQEFGLDNNQAKKLLELNTAYADKLVGPHMMSPFGRPGFGRGPQGGNNKFGPDSTKARMNRPELTEEQKARMNKWREEVEANNKSYETALQGILTADQFKAYQDSKIKMHGNFKQHSVE